A section of the Roseomonas marmotae genome encodes:
- a CDS encoding bifunctional riboflavin kinase/FAD synthetase, producing MTRLLRDWRQLPEEARGASLALGNFDGVHRGHHAVLAAAHAGRPDLPLAVLTFEPHPREHFRPGDPPFRLTLLAAKLALFSELGCAFVLALPFDEALAAMPAEAFVHEVLHGALGARHLACGHDFAFGHRRGGDVAMLAREAESLGIGMTVVPPVSDEDGPISSTAIRRLLQDGYPERAAHRLGRPWEIRGLVSHGDKRGRTIGFPTANVPLGRQLEPARGVYAVQVALADGRVVPGVANIGARPTVGGTESRVEAHLFDFSEDLYGQEAGVRLIHFLRPERKFAGLAELTAQIAADAASARAMLGA from the coding sequence ATGACCCGGCTGCTGCGGGACTGGCGCCAGTTGCCGGAGGAGGCCCGGGGCGCCAGCCTGGCGCTCGGCAATTTCGACGGCGTCCACCGCGGCCACCATGCCGTGCTGGCCGCCGCCCATGCCGGCAGGCCGGACCTGCCCCTCGCGGTCCTGACCTTCGAGCCGCATCCCCGCGAGCATTTCCGCCCCGGCGACCCGCCCTTCCGGCTGACCCTGCTGGCGGCCAAGCTGGCGCTTTTCTCGGAGCTCGGCTGCGCCTTCGTGCTGGCCCTGCCCTTCGACGAGGCCCTGGCCGCCATGCCGGCCGAGGCTTTCGTGCACGAGGTGCTGCACGGCGCGCTGGGGGCCCGGCACTTGGCCTGCGGCCATGACTTCGCCTTCGGCCACCGGCGCGGCGGCGATGTCGCCATGCTGGCGCGGGAGGCGGAGAGCCTGGGTATCGGCATGACGGTGGTGCCGCCGGTATCGGATGAGGACGGCCCGATCTCCTCGACCGCCATCCGCCGGCTGCTGCAGGACGGCTATCCGGAGCGCGCCGCCCACCGCCTGGGGCGGCCCTGGGAAATCCGCGGCCTCGTCAGCCATGGCGACAAGCGCGGCCGCACCATCGGCTTTCCCACCGCCAATGTGCCGCTGGGACGGCAGTTGGAGCCAGCGCGCGGCGTCTATGCCGTGCAGGTGGCCCTGGCGGATGGGCGCGTGGTGCCAGGGGTAGCCAATATCGGCGCCCGCCCCACCGTCGGCGGCACCGAAAGCCGGGTGGAAGCGCATCTCTTTGACTTCAGCGAGGATCTCTATGGCCAGGAGGCCGGCGTCCGGCTGATCCATTTCCTGCGGCCGGAGCGGAAATTCGCGGGGCTCGCGGAGCTGACGGCGCAGATCGCCGCCGATGCGGCCAGTGCCCGGGCAATGCTCGGCGCCTGA